The following proteins come from a genomic window of Fontisubflavum oceani:
- a CDS encoding type III pantothenate kinase, which produces MLLCIDCGNTNTVFSVWNGTEFLATFRTSTEHQRTADQYFVWFSTLMENQKLDVEITDCIISSTVPRVVFNLRVLCDRYFDTRPLVVGKPECLLPTAPRVDEGTQVGPDRLVNTAGAHDRHGGDLIVVDFGTATTFDVVAEDGAYVGGVIAPGVNLSLEALHHAAAALPHVDVTKPQAVIGTNTVACMQSGVFWGYVGLVRGITDRIRGEYDKPMRIVGTGGLAPLFSTGDVLFDLIEDDLTMHGLTVIYSHNKENGSL; this is translated from the coding sequence ATGCTTCTCTGCATCGATTGCGGCAATACAAACACGGTTTTCTCGGTTTGGAACGGGACTGAATTCCTCGCGACGTTCCGCACCTCGACCGAGCATCAACGCACGGCGGATCAGTATTTCGTCTGGTTCTCGACCCTGATGGAGAACCAAAAGCTGGATGTGGAGATCACCGACTGCATCATCTCGTCGACGGTGCCGCGCGTGGTTTTCAACCTGCGCGTGCTCTGCGACCGCTATTTCGATACACGGCCCCTGGTGGTTGGAAAACCGGAATGCTTGCTACCGACCGCGCCGCGCGTCGATGAGGGCACGCAGGTCGGGCCGGACCGGCTGGTCAACACCGCCGGGGCGCATGATCGCCATGGCGGCGACCTGATCGTTGTGGATTTTGGCACCGCGACCACCTTTGATGTGGTCGCCGAGGATGGCGCCTATGTAGGTGGAGTGATCGCGCCGGGCGTGAACCTGAGCCTGGAGGCGCTGCACCACGCTGCCGCAGCCCTCCCGCATGTGGATGTGACCAAACCGCAAGCGGTGATTGGCACCAACACCGTGGCCTGCATGCAATCCGGCGTCTTCTGGGGCTATGTGGGCCTGGTGCGCGGCATCACCGACCGGATTCGCGGCGAATATGACAAGCCAATGCGGATTGTCGGCACCGGCGGGCTTGCGCCGTTGTTCTCAACCGGTGATGTGTTATTTGACCTGATCGAAGATGATCTGACGATGCATGGCCTCACGGTCATCTATTCGCATAACAAGGAAAACGGCAGCTTATGA
- a CDS encoding ribonuclease J: MSDRARLIYLPLGGAGEIGMNCYLYGYGPEGKERFILVDIGVSFPDMDGQPGVDLILPDVSWLAARADRLDGIFITHAHEDHVGAVGHLWSQLKAPVYTRAFTAIHARRKLEDAGQDPDIVQVVEAYPEVVEAGPFRVQFAPISHSIPEASALVIDTPEGRVVHSGDFKIDHEPVVGEPFDEELWKQVAQDGVLALICDSTNVFSGHPGRSESQLPEPIGKLIAGAKGMVVATTFASNIARLKTLADAGKANGRSICLMGRAMKRMVAAGVESGVLTDFPATVSPEEASDIPRENLMLIVTGSQGERRAASAALSRGKYLGMELAEGDMFLFSSKTIPGNEVSVGHIQNALAEKGVRVVDESAGFYHVSGHANRPDLEAMHDLVRPQVLLPNHGEFRHLREHARVAMEKGLLGIVAPNGAMVELSGNQPGVVEHIEVTKTYLDGTAHVGAFDGVIRDRMKIAINGLVIVALVVDEDDQILEDSWVELRGLPEMVGNGADLAEMIEDDLAELLPRLNDQTVGDDDKLDEVVKRAVRQVCVSEIGKKPEVSVLVSRLMAS; the protein is encoded by the coding sequence ATGAGTGATCGCGCACGGCTGATCTATCTCCCTCTCGGTGGCGCGGGGGAAATCGGGATGAATTGCTATCTCTATGGTTATGGACCGGAAGGGAAAGAGCGTTTCATTCTGGTCGATATCGGCGTCAGTTTCCCCGATATGGATGGGCAGCCTGGCGTCGACCTGATCCTGCCGGATGTATCTTGGCTGGCGGCGCGCGCCGACCGGCTTGATGGGATTTTCATAACCCATGCGCATGAAGATCATGTGGGCGCGGTCGGTCATCTTTGGAGCCAGTTGAAAGCGCCAGTCTATACCCGCGCCTTCACCGCGATCCACGCGCGGCGCAAACTGGAGGATGCGGGCCAAGATCCCGATATCGTACAGGTCGTCGAGGCCTATCCAGAGGTGGTAGAGGCTGGCCCGTTCCGTGTGCAATTCGCGCCGATTTCGCACTCGATCCCTGAGGCCTCCGCGCTCGTGATCGACACGCCAGAGGGCCGGGTTGTGCATTCCGGCGACTTCAAAATTGACCATGAGCCGGTCGTGGGCGAGCCCTTTGATGAAGAGTTGTGGAAACAAGTCGCGCAGGATGGAGTCTTGGCGCTGATTTGCGATTCCACCAATGTCTTTTCCGGTCATCCGGGTCGGAGCGAGAGCCAATTGCCGGAGCCGATTGGCAAGCTGATCGCGGGTGCCAAGGGTATGGTGGTTGCCACGACTTTCGCCTCCAACATTGCGCGGCTGAAAACGCTGGCTGATGCCGGCAAGGCCAATGGCCGCTCGATCTGCCTGATGGGCCGGGCGATGAAACGTATGGTGGCCGCAGGCGTTGAAAGCGGCGTTCTGACCGACTTCCCCGCAACTGTCAGCCCGGAGGAAGCGTCTGATATTCCACGTGAAAACCTGATGCTGATCGTGACCGGAAGCCAGGGTGAACGCCGCGCGGCCTCGGCTGCGCTATCACGGGGCAAATACCTCGGCATGGAACTGGCCGAGGGGGATATGTTCCTCTTCTCCTCGAAAACCATCCCCGGCAATGAGGTGTCCGTCGGCCATATCCAAAATGCGCTGGCCGAAAAGGGTGTCCGCGTCGTGGATGAAAGCGCCGGGTTTTACCATGTCTCCGGCCATGCCAATCGGCCCGACCTGGAAGCGATGCATGATTTGGTCCGTCCGCAAGTATTGCTGCCTAACCACGGCGAGTTCCGGCATTTGCGCGAACATGCACGGGTGGCGATGGAGAAAGGTCTGCTTGGTATTGTCGCGCCGAACGGGGCGATGGTCGAGCTGTCGGGCAATCAGCCAGGTGTCGTCGAGCATATCGAGGTGACGAAGACCTATCTTGATGGCACGGCCCATGTCGGGGCCTTTGATGGCGTGATCCGGGATCGGATGAAGATCGCGATCAACGGCTTGGTCATTGTGGCCCTGGTCGTCGATGAAGATGACCAGATTCTCGAAGACAGTTGGGTCGAACTGCGCGGCTTACCGGAAATGGTGGGGAATGGCGCGGATCTGGCTGAGATGATCGAGGATGATCTGGCCGAGCTTCTGCCGCGTTTGAATGATCAGACGGTCGGCGATGATGATAAGCTCGACGAAGTGGTCAAACGCGCTGTGCGGCAGGTCTGCGTCAGTGAGATCGGCAAGAAGCCCGAAGTCAGCGTGCTGGTGAGCCGGTTGATGGCCAGCTAA